The Glycine soja cultivar W05 chromosome 8, ASM419377v2, whole genome shotgun sequence genome has a window encoding:
- the LOC114421605 gene encoding thiamine phosphate phosphatase-like protein — translation MGGGGVVVVLDFDRTIIDDDSDRWIVAELGLTELFKELRHSMPWISLMDRIMAQLHSNGVTVDHIADCLKRLPFPPPIVSAIKSAHALGCDLRIISDANTFSIRTILQHHALFHCFSQIHTNPAFLDNQGRLRVTPFHHSTHSPHSCPLCPPNMCKGLVIDQIRSSLLSGTGNEEERRFIYIGDGAGDYCPTLKLKGGDFVMPRKNYPLWNKIHSDPKLVAAQLHDWSTGEDLETILLNLINKISL, via the exons ATGGGGGGAGGAGGTGTGGTGGTAGTTTTGGACTTCGATCGAACAATAATCGACGATGACAGTGACAGATGGATTGTGGCTGAACTGGGTCTGACTGAGCTATTCAAGGAGCTTCGTCACAGCATGCCTTGGATCTCTCTCATGGACAGGATCATGGCCCAACTCCACTCCAACGGCGTCACCGTCGACCACATTGCTGACTGCCTCAAAAGGCTCCCCTTCCCTCCTCCCATCGTTTCAGCCATCAAATCCGCCCACGCTCTTGGCTGCGATTTGAGGATTATCAGCGACGCCAACACCTTTTCCATTCGAACCATTCTCCAACACCACGCCTTGTTTCACTGCTTTTCCCAGATCCATACAAACCCTGCTTTTCTTGACAACCAAGGACGCCTTCGTGTCACTCCATTTCATCATTCTACCCACTCTCCTCACTCTTGTCCCCTCTGCCCTCCCAATATGTGCAAg GGTTTAGTGATAGACCAAATTCGAAGTTCTTTATTGTCTGGAACtggaaatgaagaagaaagaagattcaTCTACATTGGAGATGGTGCAGGTGATTATTGCCCGACTTTGAAGCTCAAGGGCGGTGATTTTGTCATGCCAAGGAAGAATTATCCTCTCTGGAACAAGATTCACTCTGACCCAAAACTAGTTGCTGCACAGCTTCATGATTGGAGCACTGGAGAGGACTTGGAAACCATTCTACTCAACCTTATCAACAAAATATCTCTTTAG
- the LOC114422953 gene encoding protein NDL1-like, whose product MEKIYLGGKEHHIRTGCGIVSVIVYGDPDKPALITYPDLALNYMSCFQGLFFCPEAASLLLHNFCIYHISPPGHELGAAAICAEDPVPSAEDLADQIIEVLNYFGLGAVMCMGVTAGAYILTLFAMKYRERVLGLILVSPLCKAPSWTEWFYNKVMANLIYFYGMCGLLKECLLQRYFSKEVRGNVEVAESEIVQACRKLLDERKRTNVLRFLEAINQRPDISDGLKRLKCRTLIFVGDSSPFHSEALYMTSKLDRRYSALVEVQACGSMVTEEQPHAMLIPMEYFFMGYGLYRPTQFSDSPRSPLSPSCISPELLSPESMGLKLKPIKTRVSLQV is encoded by the exons ATGGAGAAGATCTACCTCGGTGGAAAG GAGCATCATATTCGAACTGGCTGTGGTATTGTGTCTGTCATAGTCTATGGCGATCCCGACAAACCAGCTCTGATCACTTATCCAGATTTGGCTCTAAATT ATATGTCATGTTTTCAAGGACTATTTTTCTGTCCAGAAGCAGCTTCTTTACTGCTTCACAACTTTTGCATATATCATATCAGTCCTCCTGGACATGAG TTGGGAGCAGCTGCAATTTGTGCCGAGGATCCTGTTCCTTCTGCTGAAGACTTAGCAGATCAAATAATTGAGGTCCTCAACTATTTTGG GCTTGGTGCAGTGATGTGTATGGGAGTGACAGCCGGTGCTTATATCCTTACTCTTTTTGCT ATGAAATATAGGGAGCGTGTTCTTGGTTTAATACTTGTATCTCCCTTATGCAAAGCACCTTCTTGGACGGAATGGTTTTATAACAAG GTGATGGCAAATTTGATATATTTCTACGGTATGTGTGGCTTGCTGAAAGAGTGTTTGCTTCAGCGATACTTCAGCAAG GAAGTTCGTGGAAACGTTGAAGTTGCAGAATCAGAGATAGTTCAAGCTTGCAGAAAA CTGCTGGAtgagagaaaaagaacaaaTGTCTTGCGGTTTCTTGAAGCAATTAATCA GAGGCCTGACATTTCAGATGGATTGAAAAGATTAAAATGTCGTACACTTATTTTTGTTGGGGACAGTTCTCCTTTCCATTCAGAGGCTCTATACATGACTTCAAAACTTGATAGGAGATATAGTGCCTTGGTTGAG GTCCAGGCTTGTGGATCAATGGTTACAGAGGAACAGCCGCATGCAATGCTGATACCTATGGAGTACTTTTTCATGGGGTATGGGTTGTATAGACCAACCCAGTTCAGCGACAGCCCAAGAAGCCCACTAAGCCCATCTTGCATCTCTCCAGAGCTCCTTTCTCCAGAAAGCATGGGATTGAAGCTAAAGCCTATAAAGACCCGTGTTTCACtacaagtttga